In Bosea vestrisii, the following are encoded in one genomic region:
- a CDS encoding VOC family protein: MPQMIFVNLPVKDLPKSIAFFEALGFSFNPQFTDDTAACMVISDAIFAMLLTHEKFASFSPKPITDTSQSLQVLLTLSRDSREAVDAIVAAALAAGGTTVDEPKDYGFMYDHGFLDLDGHAWG, encoded by the coding sequence ATGCCCCAGATGATCTTCGTCAACCTGCCGGTGAAGGACCTGCCGAAATCGATCGCCTTCTTCGAGGCGCTCGGCTTCTCCTTCAACCCGCAATTCACCGACGACACCGCCGCCTGCATGGTGATCAGCGACGCCATCTTCGCCATGCTGCTGACCCATGAGAAGTTCGCCAGCTTCTCGCCGAAGCCGATCACGGACACCAGCCAGTCGCTGCAAGTCCTGCTCACGCTCTCGCGCGACAGCCGCGAGGCGGTCGACGCGATCGTCGCGGCTGCGCTCGCCGCCGGCGGGACGACCGTCGACGAGCCGAAGGATTACGGCTTCATGTACGACCACGGCTTCCTGGATCTCGACGGCCATGCCTGGGGGTGA
- a CDS encoding isochorismatase family protein, with protein MNVKRSRLVVIDFQARLMPAIHDGPRLLANAGRLVAAAKLLDVPIVMTEQNPAGLGATVPDLAEAAPAISKMSFDACAAPAFIDAIAGDDDLILCGCEAHVCFGQTALSLLEHKRRVFVVQDAVGSRVPESKEVSLRRLERNGAEIVTTEAVVFEWLRTAEHPQFRAALALVK; from the coding sequence ATGAACGTCAAACGGTCCCGCCTCGTCGTCATCGATTTCCAGGCGCGATTGATGCCGGCGATCCATGACGGGCCGCGCCTCCTGGCCAATGCTGGCAGGCTGGTCGCAGCGGCGAAGCTCCTGGACGTGCCGATCGTGATGACCGAGCAGAACCCGGCCGGGCTCGGCGCGACGGTTCCAGACCTCGCCGAGGCCGCGCCCGCAATCAGCAAGATGAGCTTCGATGCCTGTGCCGCGCCGGCCTTCATCGACGCCATCGCCGGCGATGACGATCTGATCCTCTGTGGTTGCGAGGCGCATGTCTGCTTCGGCCAGACCGCGCTCTCTCTGCTCGAACACAAGCGCCGTGTCTTCGTGGTGCAGGACGCTGTCGGCTCGCGCGTGCCGGAAAGCAAGGAGGTAAGCTTACGCCGGCTGGAGCGAAACGGCGCCGAGATCGTCACCACGGAGGCGGTCGTATTCGAGTGGCTGCGCACAGCCGAGCACCCACAGTTCCGCGCCGCTCTTGCGCTGGTCAAGTGA
- a CDS encoding c-type cytochrome, whose translation MRTGLAALLALPALALPLTGPLRAQEPAGAAIFKACQSCHSLDPAKTGMSGPHLAGLKGRVLGSADGFDYSPAFRAAKAQGLNWDEEKLKAYLSDPDALVPGGWMSPPAGLSMADRAAVADYLLSR comes from the coding sequence GTGAGAACGGGGCTCGCGGCGCTCCTGGCGCTCCCGGCGCTCGCGCTACCCTTGACCGGCCCGCTCCGGGCACAGGAACCGGCGGGAGCTGCCATCTTCAAGGCCTGCCAGTCCTGCCATAGTCTAGATCCGGCCAAGACCGGCATGTCCGGGCCGCATCTTGCCGGATTGAAGGGACGCGTGCTCGGTTCGGCTGATGGCTTCGATTATTCGCCGGCGTTCAGGGCCGCGAAGGCGCAAGGGCTCAACTGGGACGAGGAGAAGCTGAAGGCCTACCTCTCCGACCCCGACGCGCTCGTACCCGGTGGCTGGATGAGTCCGCCCGCCGGCCTCAGCATGGCGGACCGCGCGGCCGTGGCGGATTACCTGCTCAGCAGGTAG
- a CDS encoding branched-chain amino acid ABC transporter permease encodes MADIASTDASAASLAIGEVDDSTARLHRNLMIGIAAALVIAPFVAYPVFVMKVLCFALFALAFNLLLGYGGLLSFGHAAYFGMASYVSAYTAKHWGLTPELAILAGTGIAALLGLAFGALAIRRQGIYFAMITLALAQMAFFFSLQTPRFTGGEDGIQAVPRGKLLGLFSLADDRALYWLVAAVFMGGLLLIYRVIHSPFGQVCKAIRDNEPRAISLGYRASQYKLAVFVLSAGIAGLAGATKAIVFQLASLTDVHWSMSGEVVLMTLVGGLGTVFGPIVGAIVIVSMQNFLATLGAWVTVVQGIVFVICVLLFREGIVGMISKWIKKPL; translated from the coding sequence ATGGCAGACATCGCTTCCACCGACGCTTCCGCCGCCAGCCTCGCCATTGGCGAGGTTGACGACAGCACCGCGCGGCTGCACCGCAACCTGATGATCGGCATCGCGGCCGCGCTCGTGATCGCGCCCTTCGTCGCCTATCCGGTCTTCGTGATGAAGGTGCTGTGCTTTGCGCTGTTCGCGCTCGCCTTCAATCTTCTGCTCGGCTATGGCGGCCTGCTCTCCTTCGGCCACGCCGCCTATTTCGGCATGGCGAGCTATGTCAGCGCCTACACCGCCAAGCACTGGGGGCTGACGCCGGAGCTCGCCATCCTCGCCGGCACGGGGATCGCCGCTCTGCTTGGCCTCGCCTTCGGCGCACTCGCCATCCGCCGCCAGGGCATCTACTTTGCCATGATCACGCTGGCGCTGGCGCAGATGGCGTTCTTTTTCTCGCTGCAGACGCCGCGCTTCACCGGTGGCGAGGACGGCATCCAGGCAGTGCCGCGCGGCAAGCTGCTGGGCCTGTTCAGCCTCGCCGACGACCGGGCGCTTTATTGGCTGGTCGCCGCGGTCTTCATGGGCGGGCTGCTGCTGATCTACCGCGTCATCCACTCGCCCTTCGGCCAGGTCTGCAAGGCGATCCGTGACAACGAGCCGCGCGCCATCTCGCTCGGCTACCGCGCCAGCCAGTACAAGCTCGCCGTCTTCGTGCTTTCGGCCGGGATCGCCGGGCTTGCCGGCGCCACCAAGGCGATCGTCTTCCAGCTGGCGTCGCTCACCGACGTGCATTGGTCGATGTCGGGCGAGGTCGTGCTGATGACGCTGGTCGGCGGGCTCGGCACGGTCTTCGGCCCGATCGTCGGCGCAATCGTCATCGTCTCCATGCAAAATTTCCTGGCGACGCTCGGTGCCTGGGTCACGGTCGTGCAGGGCATTGTTTTCGTGATCTGCGTCCTGCTCTTCCGCGAAGGCATCGTCGGCATGATCTCAAAATGGATCAAGAAGCCGCTCTGA
- a CDS encoding 4-hydroxyphenylacetate 3-hydroxylase family protein encodes MLMDAAGYRESLRAYSPRLFVNGRRVENVADEPMLLPGINGIGVGYDLAHDPAYAPIMTAVDASSGKTVNRMIHLNQSSSDLLAKLEAVRLMCKIAGCAVRYLTHDAFNGLRQATVRADANHGTDYTQRFQAYLHEVQERDLTLGIAMTDAKGDRLLRPGAQANRDSYVHIKERRVDGIVIRGTKAIVTGAPYVHEFLVMPCRTHAKGDEDFAVCCAVPCDAEGVTIVARPAGRPGDPAAKFSAKYGQSTGAVMFDDVFVPWERVFLAGEIEEAGYLTTGYATHHRHSCIAARAGFGDLLIGAGALMVEANGLDADRHSHVREQLVELITITESFFACGVAASVYCSKDASGVAMPDAVFANIGKLLLATKIYDMHRIAHYVSGGLIVALPGPDEDHNPETSASLSAVLTGRPDIPYAQRAEVARFIEDLTVSKEAGWYSVISLHGGGSPEAMKREIWRNYPVMEKVALVESLLDRGVLADGSRVSKQPGRCCVTGCEVPERVTIEEAAE; translated from the coding sequence ATGCTGATGGACGCCGCCGGCTATCGTGAATCCCTGCGGGCCTATTCGCCGCGCCTCTTCGTCAACGGCCGCAGGGTCGAGAACGTCGCCGACGAGCCCATGCTGCTGCCGGGCATCAACGGCATCGGCGTCGGCTACGACCTCGCGCATGACCCGGCCTACGCCCCGATCATGACGGCGGTCGATGCGAGTTCTGGCAAGACGGTCAACCGGATGATCCATCTCAACCAGAGCTCCAGCGATCTTCTCGCCAAGCTCGAGGCGGTCCGGCTGATGTGCAAGATCGCCGGCTGTGCCGTGCGCTATCTGACCCATGACGCTTTCAATGGCTTGCGCCAGGCGACGGTCCGGGCCGACGCCAATCACGGTACCGACTATACCCAGCGCTTCCAGGCCTATCTGCACGAGGTGCAGGAGCGCGATCTCACCCTCGGCATCGCCATGACCGACGCCAAGGGTGACCGCTTGCTGCGGCCGGGCGCGCAGGCCAATCGCGATTCCTACGTTCACATCAAGGAACGCCGGGTGGACGGTATCGTCATCCGCGGCACCAAGGCGATCGTCACCGGCGCGCCCTATGTCCACGAATTCCTGGTGATGCCCTGCCGCACCCATGCCAAGGGTGACGAGGATTTCGCCGTCTGCTGTGCCGTGCCCTGCGATGCCGAGGGCGTCACCATCGTCGCGCGCCCGGCCGGGCGGCCCGGCGACCCCGCCGCGAAGTTCTCGGCGAAGTATGGCCAGTCGACCGGCGCGGTGATGTTCGACGACGTCTTCGTGCCATGGGAACGCGTCTTCCTTGCCGGCGAGATCGAGGAGGCCGGCTATCTCACCACCGGCTACGCCACCCACCATCGCCATAGCTGTATCGCGGCGCGGGCCGGCTTCGGCGACCTGCTGATCGGCGCCGGCGCGCTGATGGTCGAGGCCAACGGGCTCGATGCCGACAGGCATTCCCATGTCCGCGAGCAGCTGGTCGAATTGATCACCATCACCGAGAGCTTCTTCGCCTGCGGCGTCGCGGCCTCGGTCTATTGCAGCAAGGACGCGTCGGGCGTGGCGATGCCGGACGCAGTTTTCGCCAATATCGGCAAGCTGCTGCTCGCTACCAAGATCTACGACATGCACAGGATCGCACACTATGTCTCGGGAGGCTTGATCGTGGCGCTGCCCGGCCCGGACGAGGACCACAACCCCGAGACGTCAGCGTCGCTCTCGGCCGTGCTGACCGGGCGGCCGGACATCCCCTACGCGCAGCGCGCCGAGGTCGCCCGTTTCATCGAGGACCTCACCGTCTCCAAGGAGGCCGGCTGGTATTCGGTGATCTCGCTGCATGGCGGCGGCTCGCCCGAGGCGATGAAGCGCGAGATCTGGCGCAACTATCCCGTCATGGAAAAGGTCGCGCTGGTCGAGAGCCTGCTCGATCGCGGCGTGCTGGCCGACGGCTCGCGCGTCAGCAAGCAGCCCGGCCGCTGCTGCGTGACCGGCTGCGAAGTGCCCGAGCGCGTGACGATAGAGGAGGCGGCGGAATGA
- a CDS encoding DUF899 domain-containing protein, whose protein sequence is MEHHVVPRSEWLDARRALLSREKEFTRLRDEINAERLALPWVKVDKDYVFDTPAGKKTLAELFDDRSQLVIYHFMFGPDWEAGCPGCSFMADHFDGTLAHLNNHDVTLVTVSRAPLAKIEAYKQRMGWSFPWVSSFGSDFNFDYHVSFSREELANGPVLYNFTQTPAEQAHDELPGTSAFIRNEAGEVFHTYSSYARGGEEMLGTLMILDRAPKGRNESSTLSFIKRHDEYEDQPKAHACCAA, encoded by the coding sequence ATGGAACATCATGTGGTTCCCCGATCCGAATGGCTGGACGCGCGCAGGGCCCTGCTCAGCCGCGAAAAAGAGTTCACCCGTCTGCGCGATGAGATCAATGCCGAGCGGCTCGCGTTGCCATGGGTCAAGGTCGACAAGGACTACGTCTTCGATACGCCTGCGGGCAAGAAGACGCTCGCCGAGCTGTTCGACGATCGCAGCCAGCTGGTGATCTACCATTTCATGTTCGGACCGGACTGGGAGGCAGGCTGCCCCGGCTGCTCCTTCATGGCCGACCATTTCGACGGCACGCTGGCGCATCTCAACAACCATGACGTCACCCTGGTGACCGTCTCGCGCGCGCCGCTCGCCAAGATCGAGGCCTACAAGCAGCGCATGGGCTGGAGCTTCCCGTGGGTCTCGTCCTTCGGCAGCGATTTCAACTTCGACTACCATGTCTCCTTCAGCAGGGAGGAGCTCGCCAACGGCCCGGTGCTCTACAATTTCACCCAGACGCCGGCCGAGCAGGCCCATGACGAGCTGCCGGGCACGAGCGCGTTCATCCGCAACGAGGCCGGCGAGGTCTTCCATACCTACTCGTCCTATGCCCGTGGCGGCGAGGAGATGCTGGGTACGCTGATGATCCTCGACCGGGCGCCGAAGGGCCGCAACGAGAGTTCGACGCTGAGTTTCATCAAGCGTCATGACGAATACGAGGACCAGCCGAAAGCCCATGCCTGCTGCGCCGCCTGA
- a CDS encoding Vgb family protein, whose protein sequence is MLRRSFLKFGIAGLAAPNLILRSAEATGQPQPGSPFIVTYFEVPEIKGSRDVTDAGDGTLWVCGQRNGVLGRFDPRTGQIKVIPLGDGAAPHGVVRGPDGAAWVTEGGQNAIARVDDKTHKVDLFKLPAERERANLNTPVFDKTGMLWFTGQNGIVGRLDPKSGKMEIFDAPRGAGPYGMTRTPAGEIWFASLAGNYIARINTQSGAFTVVDPPTEGQGARRVWSDSKNRIWVSEWNSGQVSSFDPESGSWKGWKLPGHKPRTYSVYVDDADKVWLTDFALNSIVRFDPLNEEFNSFPSDKPGANVRQMDGRSGEAWGGESGTNRLVRIQTVKPA, encoded by the coding sequence ATGCTGCGCCGTTCGTTCCTGAAATTCGGCATCGCCGGCCTGGCCGCGCCGAATCTGATCCTGCGCAGCGCCGAGGCGACCGGACAGCCCCAGCCCGGCAGCCCGTTCATCGTCACCTATTTCGAGGTGCCGGAGATCAAGGGCTCGCGCGATGTCACCGATGCCGGCGACGGCACGCTCTGGGTCTGCGGCCAGCGCAACGGCGTGCTCGGCCGTTTCGATCCACGCACCGGCCAGATCAAGGTGATTCCGCTCGGCGATGGCGCTGCGCCGCACGGCGTGGTGCGCGGCCCTGATGGGGCCGCCTGGGTCACCGAAGGCGGCCAGAACGCCATCGCCCGTGTCGACGACAAGACGCACAAGGTCGACCTGTTCAAACTCCCGGCCGAGCGCGAGCGCGCCAATCTCAACACGCCGGTCTTCGACAAGACCGGTATGCTCTGGTTCACCGGCCAGAACGGCATCGTCGGCCGTCTCGATCCGAAATCCGGCAAGATGGAGATCTTCGACGCGCCGCGCGGCGCCGGCCCCTATGGCATGACGCGCACGCCGGCTGGCGAAATCTGGTTCGCCTCGCTCGCCGGCAACTACATCGCCAGGATCAACACGCAGAGCGGCGCCTTCACCGTGGTCGATCCGCCGACCGAGGGCCAGGGCGCGCGCCGGGTCTGGTCGGATTCGAAGAACCGGATCTGGGTCAGCGAGTGGAATTCCGGGCAGGTCTCATCGTTCGACCCCGAAAGCGGCAGCTGGAAGGGCTGGAAGCTGCCCGGTCACAAGCCGCGGACCTACTCGGTCTATGTCGACGACGCCGACAAGGTCTGGCTCACCGACTTCGCCCTCAACAGCATCGTTCGCTTCGACCCGCTCAACGAGGAATTCAACAGCTTCCCGAGCGACAAGCCCGGCGCCAATGTCCGCCAGATGGACGGGCGGAGCGGCGAGGCCTGGGGCGGCGAGAGCGGCACCAACCGGCTGGTGCGCATCCAGACGGTGAAGCCGGCGTGA
- a CDS encoding acyl-CoA dehydrogenase family protein, whose product MNIHAGATHQVLNQARPAIGWNAFTGDAVLQGIVARGAPWVADKAAALGAHAGDAEVQELARLANRHGPELRSHDRYGNRADWIDFHPAWHELMALAFAHEVPSLAWTTKEPNGHLGRAVLSYLWNQIEHGTGCPTGMTYAAFPGLAQPEFALWRQKITSARYDKRPLPVARKLGASVGYAMTEKQGGSDLRQTQTTARFLEDTPEGRVYLITGHKWFFSVPQSDGFFTLAQTQSGVSCLFCPGFLPDGSRNRLQIQRLKDKAGNRSNASSEVEFRECLGWLVGEEGAGIKEILSHAHLTRLDFAVGSAGLMRQALTLALNHTQSRKGFGSSLAEQPMMTNILADLAIDSEASTLMAFRVATATDAMETSEEERHLARVTTPLAKFWNCKRVAAFVVEALECHGGNGFIEENPMARLYREAPLNAIWEGTSNMMCMDVLRAFNREPRTKEAFMTEVGQARGANRALDRWLDRLGDEAAKPRNDDGHGRRLANLMAYALQASELRKHADEAVFESFCRSRLDADWGYVFGTLDPSPELAGIVRRATVARG is encoded by the coding sequence ATGAACATCCACGCGGGCGCCACCCATCAGGTCCTCAACCAGGCCCGGCCGGCTATTGGCTGGAACGCCTTCACCGGCGACGCGGTGCTGCAGGGCATCGTCGCCCGCGGCGCGCCCTGGGTCGCGGACAAGGCGGCGGCACTCGGAGCCCATGCCGGCGACGCCGAGGTGCAGGAGCTCGCGCGCCTTGCCAATCGCCATGGTCCGGAGCTTCGGAGCCATGACCGTTACGGCAATCGCGCCGACTGGATCGACTTCCATCCGGCCTGGCACGAGCTGATGGCGCTCGCCTTCGCCCATGAGGTGCCTTCGCTCGCCTGGACGACGAAGGAGCCGAACGGCCATCTCGGCCGCGCCGTCCTGTCCTATCTCTGGAACCAGATCGAGCACGGGACGGGGTGCCCGACAGGCATGACCTATGCCGCCTTTCCCGGCCTCGCCCAGCCGGAGTTCGCGCTCTGGCGCCAGAAGATCACCTCGGCCCGCTACGACAAGCGCCCGCTGCCGGTGGCGCGGAAGCTAGGGGCCAGCGTCGGCTACGCGATGACCGAGAAGCAGGGCGGCTCCGACCTGCGCCAGACCCAGACCACGGCCCGCTTCCTCGAGGACACGCCCGAGGGCCGGGTTTATCTGATCACCGGCCACAAATGGTTCTTCTCGGTGCCGCAATCGGACGGATTCTTTACGCTGGCGCAGACGCAAAGCGGCGTCTCCTGCCTGTTCTGCCCGGGCTTCCTGCCCGACGGCAGCCGTAACCGGCTGCAGATCCAGCGCCTCAAGGACAAGGCCGGCAACCGCTCGAACGCCTCCTCGGAGGTCGAATTCCGCGAATGCCTCGGCTGGCTTGTCGGCGAGGAGGGCGCCGGCATCAAGGAGATCCTCTCCCACGCCCATCTCACCCGGCTCGATTTCGCTGTCGGCTCGGCGGGGTTGATGCGCCAGGCGCTGACACTGGCGCTGAACCACACCCAATCGCGCAAGGGTTTCGGGTCGTCGCTGGCCGAGCAGCCGATGATGACCAACATCCTCGCCGATCTCGCGATCGATTCCGAGGCCTCGACGCTGATGGCCTTCAGGGTCGCCACCGCGACCGATGCCATGGAGACGTCGGAGGAAGAGCGCCACCTCGCCCGCGTCACCACCCCGCTGGCGAAGTTCTGGAACTGCAAGCGTGTCGCCGCCTTCGTCGTCGAGGCGCTGGAGTGCCATGGCGGCAACGGCTTCATCGAGGAGAACCCGATGGCGCGGCTCTATCGCGAGGCACCGCTCAACGCGATCTGGGAGGGTACCTCGAACATGATGTGCATGGACGTGCTGCGCGCCTTCAACCGCGAGCCGCGCACCAAGGAGGCCTTCATGACCGAGGTCGGGCAGGCGCGCGGCGCCAACCGCGCCCTCGACCGCTGGCTCGACCGGCTCGGCGACGAGGCTGCCAAACCGCGCAATGATGACGGCCATGGCCGCCGGCTCGCCAATCTGATGGCCTATGCGCTGCAGGCCTCCGAGCTCAGGAAGCACGCCGACGAGGCGGTGTTCGAGAGCTTCTGCCGCTCGCGGCTCGATGCCGACTGGGGCTATGTCTTCGGCACGCTCGACCCCTCGCCGGAGCTGGCCGGGATCGTACGGCGGGCAACGGTGGCGCGTGGCTGA
- a CDS encoding MarR family winged helix-turn-helix transcriptional regulator — protein MSKSPEAPLEALVPFATTLHVRDHCLCLHVQRAARALARLFDEALRPVDLTNQQFSLLMSLNRPEPPPIGPVANLLGMDRTTLTAALKPLERRGLVIVAAGEKDRRSRLLAITPEGIALLARALPIWHRTHDAVDAQLVDVVEPAKLRQALLAMS, from the coding sequence ATGTCAAAATCACCGGAAGCACCGCTCGAAGCCCTCGTCCCCTTCGCCACGACGCTGCATGTACGCGATCATTGCCTGTGCCTGCATGTCCAGCGCGCGGCACGGGCGCTGGCGCGACTGTTCGACGAGGCCTTGCGCCCGGTCGATCTCACCAATCAGCAATTCTCGCTCCTGATGTCCCTGAACCGGCCGGAGCCGCCGCCGATCGGCCCGGTTGCGAACCTGCTCGGCATGGATCGCACCACGTTGACCGCAGCACTGAAGCCGCTCGAACGCCGCGGCCTCGTCATCGTGGCCGCGGGTGAGAAAGACCGTCGCAGCCGGCTCCTGGCAATTACGCCTGAGGGAATTGCCCTGCTCGCCCGTGCCCTGCCGATCTGGCATCGCACGCATGACGCGGTCGATGCCCAACTCGTCGACGTCGTCGAACCGGCCAAACTCAGGCAGGCGTTGCTTGCCATGTCATAG
- a CDS encoding ABC transporter substrate-binding protein, translating into MQLKTLLAATALGALMASPALAQQISVKAGVLNDRSGLYADLSGEGSVIAARLAVEDFKAAEKGIKVEIVSADHQNKPDVGSTIARQWYDQDGVDLILDVPTSSVALAVNQITREKNKVHINSGAASSDLTGKACSPNTVHWTYDTYALAQGTGGAMTKAGGDSWFFLTADYAFGHALERDTSAVVTKAGGKVLGAVRTPFPGTDFSSFLLQAQASKAKVIGLANAGGDTINSIKQAGEFGIVAGGQKLAGLLVFATDVHALGLQTAQGLVLTESFYWDMNDQTRAWSERFAKLNGGKKPSMVQAGVYSGMLHYLKAVEAAKSKDSAVVMAKMKELPTDDPLFGKGSVRVDGRKMHDMYLFEVKKPSESKAPWDYYKQIAVLKADEAFKPLAESECPLVKK; encoded by the coding sequence ATGCAGCTCAAGACATTGCTCGCGGCCACGGCGCTCGGCGCGCTGATGGCTTCGCCCGCGCTGGCGCAGCAGATCTCGGTCAAGGCCGGCGTGCTCAACGACCGCTCCGGCCTCTATGCCGACCTCTCGGGCGAGGGCTCGGTGATCGCCGCGCGCCTGGCAGTCGAGGACTTCAAGGCAGCCGAGAAGGGCATCAAGGTCGAGATCGTCTCGGCCGACCATCAGAACAAGCCGGACGTCGGCTCGACCATCGCCCGGCAATGGTACGATCAGGACGGCGTCGACCTGATCCTCGACGTGCCGACCTCCTCGGTCGCCCTTGCGGTCAACCAGATCACCCGCGAGAAGAACAAGGTCCACATCAACTCCGGCGCGGCCTCCTCGGACCTGACCGGCAAGGCGTGCTCGCCGAACACCGTCCACTGGACCTATGACACCTACGCGCTGGCCCAGGGCACCGGCGGCGCCATGACCAAGGCCGGCGGCGACAGCTGGTTCTTCCTCACCGCGGACTACGCCTTCGGCCATGCGCTCGAGCGCGACACCTCGGCGGTGGTGACCAAGGCCGGTGGCAAGGTGCTCGGCGCCGTCCGCACGCCGTTCCCGGGCACGGACTTCTCGTCCTTCCTGCTGCAGGCGCAGGCGTCGAAGGCCAAGGTGATCGGCCTCGCCAATGCCGGTGGCGACACCATCAACTCGATCAAGCAGGCGGGTGAGTTCGGCATCGTCGCCGGCGGCCAGAAGCTGGCCGGTTTGCTCGTCTTCGCTACGGACGTGCATGCGCTCGGCCTACAAACCGCGCAGGGGCTGGTGCTGACCGAGTCCTTCTACTGGGACATGAACGACCAGACCCGCGCCTGGTCCGAGCGTTTCGCCAAGCTCAACGGCGGCAAGAAGCCCTCCATGGTCCAGGCCGGCGTCTATTCCGGCATGCTGCACTATCTGAAGGCGGTCGAGGCGGCCAAGAGCAAGGATTCGGCTGTCGTCATGGCCAAGATGAAGGAATTGCCGACCGACGATCCGCTGTTCGGCAAGGGCTCGGTCCGCGTCGACGGACGCAAGATGCACGACATGTATCTGTTCGAGGTCAAGAAGCCGTCGGAATCGAAGGCGCCGTGGGACTACTACAAGCAGATCGCGGTGCTGAAGGCGGACGAGGCCTTCAAGCCGCTGGCCGAGAGCGAGTGCCCGCTCGTCAAGAAGTGA
- a CDS encoding 2-hydroxychromene-2-carboxylate isomerase, with protein MPQPAFWYFDIISPFAHLALTRLGAIRALRPVVLKPIVFGGVLKAWGQLGPAEIASKRVHTYRLATHTAQAMGVPFRFPPAHPFNPLAMLRLLTALNGNEAAVTAAFRLVWGEGRDANDPAVLAAVAEAAGRPDALALIGEQEVKDRLRQATEEAVAAGVFGVPSLVIDGEVFWGADAMAMAQDYLTDPTAFRSGEMARVSTLPEGIQRQR; from the coding sequence GTGCCTCAACCCGCCTTCTGGTACTTCGACATCATCTCGCCCTTCGCGCATCTGGCGTTGACGCGGCTGGGCGCGATCCGGGCTCTGCGGCCGGTCGTGCTGAAGCCGATCGTCTTCGGCGGCGTCCTCAAGGCCTGGGGCCAGCTCGGCCCGGCCGAGATCGCCTCCAAGCGCGTCCACACCTACAGGCTCGCGACGCACACCGCACAGGCGATGGGCGTGCCCTTCCGCTTCCCACCGGCCCACCCCTTCAACCCGCTCGCCATGCTGCGCCTGCTGACCGCGCTCAACGGCAATGAGGCGGCGGTGACGGCCGCCTTCCGCCTCGTCTGGGGCGAGGGCCGCGACGCCAATGATCCGGCAGTCCTGGCGGCAGTGGCGGAAGCTGCCGGCCGGCCCGATGCCCTGGCGCTGATCGGGGAGCAGGAGGTCAAGGACCGCCTGCGCCAGGCGACCGAGGAAGCGGTTGCCGCCGGCGTCTTCGGCGTGCCAAGCCTGGTGATCGATGGCGAGGTCTTCTGGGGTGCCGACGCGATGGCGATGGCGCAGGACTATCTCACCGATCCGACGGCTTTCCGCAGCGGCGAGATGGCGCGCGTCTCGACCTTGCCCGAAGGCATCCAGCGCCAGCGCTGA
- a CDS encoding TetR/AcrR family transcriptional regulator, with the protein MAGRKRGRYAATDTKRAGIVTAARAVFEREGLDGASLRAIAAEAGYTPAALYFHFDSKEALYAEVLGRSIKTLQEAVDAAVATAGTPSECFSAAALAFFDFYAENPRDLDLGFYLFRGGMRPHGLGRERDRALNEALEATLAPIRAAALALGADAAQAELIMADAFAHASGVLLLAHTRRIRMFGTSPRALMERHVETELDRLLRR; encoded by the coding sequence ATGGCGGGTCGAAAGCGCGGCCGCTATGCCGCGACGGACACAAAGCGCGCGGGCATCGTCACCGCCGCGCGCGCCGTGTTCGAACGCGAGGGGCTGGACGGTGCATCGCTGCGAGCGATCGCCGCCGAGGCCGGCTACACGCCGGCGGCGCTCTATTTCCATTTCGACTCGAAGGAGGCGCTCTATGCCGAGGTGCTCGGCCGCTCGATCAAGACGCTGCAGGAGGCGGTCGATGCGGCGGTTGCGACTGCCGGCACCCCTTCGGAGTGCTTCTCAGCCGCCGCGCTCGCCTTCTTCGATTTCTATGCCGAGAACCCGCGCGATCTCGATCTCGGCTTCTATCTGTTTCGCGGCGGCATGCGCCCGCACGGTCTCGGCCGCGAGCGCGACCGGGCATTGAACGAGGCGCTGGAAGCGACTTTGGCGCCGATCCGCGCGGCGGCGCTGGCGCTCGGCGCCGATGCCGCGCAAGCCGAGTTGATCATGGCCGACGCCTTCGCCCATGCTTCAGGCGTGCTGCTCCTGGCGCATACGCGGCGCATCCGCATGTTCGGCACCTCGCCGCGCGCGCTGATGGAGCGCCATGTCGAAACCGAGCTCGACCGGCTCCTGCGGAGATGA